Part of the Arthrobacter gengyunqii genome is shown below.
GTGGCCTTCGGGTTCGCCTCCTTCGGCATGGCAATCACCAGCTACATGAAGACCTTCCAGCAGCTGGAGTGGGTGAACTTTGTCATGCTGCCCATGTTCCTGTTCTCGGCGACCTTCTATCCGCTGAGCGTGTACCCCCAGGGACTCCAATGGGTCATTCAGGCGATGCCGCTGTGGCACGGCGTGGAAATGATGAGGCAGCTTAGCGTTGGCATGCTCACTTGGGCAACCGCCGGGCACCTGCTGTACTTCGTGGTCATGATCGGGTTGGGCCTGGTGCTCACGACGGGTCGTCTTCGGTCCCTGTTCCTGAAGTAGCCGCCAGCACCTGCCACGCCCTGCGGAAGACAAGCTCGGTGGGTTCGCTGAAAAGAACGAACTCAACAGACCGGACGGCTCGGGCCGGATAGTCCCGAACCGTCCGCAGGGCCACCTCGGCCACGGTTGCCGGGTCCCAGCCGTACACGCCGGCGCTGACGGCGGGGAAGGCCACCGTCTCGGCGCCGAGTTCTTCGGCGACGTCCAGGGACCGGCGGAAGCAGGAGGCTAACAGTGCTGGATCGGTTTCTCCGGCCCGGGCATTCGGTCCAACGGTGTGGATGACCCACCGGGACGGCAGGTCAAAGGCCGGTGTGGCCACAGCGTCTCCGGTGGCAAGGCCCTGCCGATAGGCTCCGGCCCGCAATTCCCGGCACGCCCCCAGCAGGGCCGGGCCTGCCGCCCGGTGGATGGCTCCGTCCACACCGCCGCCGCCCAGCAGGGAAGAGTTTGCCGCGTTCACGATGGCATCCGCTGAGCTGGCAGTGATGTCTCCGGTGGAGATGGTGATGTGCATGCGGCCAGTCTGGCACTGTGCCGCGCCCGTCCGCCAGTTTCCGGGCAACCTGTGCCCATCCGCTTCGGAACCTTCCGCATCCGGGGACCCCACCGGATCATGGAACTACAAAGGGTGGAACGGGCTCAGGCGCTCGAATCGCCGCCAGCGTGAGTTCCCGGCCGTTCCGGGAACAACCGGAGGAGTTCCAATGGCTGATCAGTTCGCAGGAAAGACCGCACTTGTGACAGGAGCGGGTTCGGGAATCGGAATGGCTGCGGCGGTGGCGCTCGCGGCGGAAGGCGCCAACGTCGTCGTCAATGATTTGGATCTGGAAGCGGTACAGGCTGTAGTGAACTCCATTCTGGCGGCCGGCGGCGCCGCTGTGCCCTCCGTGGGGGACGTCGGAACCGCCGAAGACGTGAAGGGCGCGGTGGACACCGCCGTGGGCGAGTTCGGCGGCCTGCATCTGGCCTTCAACAATGCCGGCATTGGCGGACCCTTGGGACTGCTGACCGACATCGACCTGGAGGGCTACCGCCGGGTCATCGATGTGAACCTCAACTCGGTGTTCTACGGGATGTATTACCAGATCCCCGAAATGCTGAAGGCCGGGGGAGGCGCCATCGTGAACATGTCCTCCATCCTGGGGATGGTCGGTTCCGCCACTGCGGTTCCCTACGTCACGGCCAAGCACGGCGTGACGGGCATGACCCGGGCGGCAGCCCTGGGATACGCCAACCAGGGCATCCGCGTGAACTCCGTGCATCCGGGCTACATCGACACTCCGCTCCTGGAAAACCTGCCGGAAGAGGTCTATGCCTCGCTTGTGGGATTGCATCCGGCGGGTAGGCTCGGCACCGCCGAGGAGGTGGTGCAGGTGGTCCTTTTCCTGCTTTCCGACAAGGCGGCCTTCGTGACCGGCTCCCAGTACGCCGTGGACGGCGCGTACACCACCCAGTAGGAGGAACTCGATGATCGGCTCATGGCACGCGACCGTGATTGACTGTCCGGACCCGGATTCGCTGGCGTCCTTCTACGAATCCCTGCTGGGCATGATCCGCGTGGAGCATGAGGATGACGGCTCCTGGGTCACCATTGGCGACGCACCGGACCGCCCGGCGCTCGCATTCCAGCGGGTGTCCGGGTACACGCCGCCGCAGTGGCCTGGTCAGGACATTCCCCAGCAGCTGCATCTGGACGTCAGAGTGCCGGACCTGGACCTC
Proteins encoded:
- a CDS encoding O-acetyl-ADP-ribose deacetylase, translated to MHITISTGDITASSADAIVNAANSSLLGGGGVDGAIHRAAGPALLGACRELRAGAYRQGLATGDAVATPAFDLPSRWVIHTVGPNARAGETDPALLASCFRRSLDVAEELGAETVAFPAVSAGVYGWDPATVAEVALRTVRDYPARAVRSVEFVLFSEPTELVFRRAWQVLAATSGTGTEDDPS
- a CDS encoding SDR family NAD(P)-dependent oxidoreductase, producing the protein MADQFAGKTALVTGAGSGIGMAAAVALAAEGANVVVNDLDLEAVQAVVNSILAAGGAAVPSVGDVGTAEDVKGAVDTAVGEFGGLHLAFNNAGIGGPLGLLTDIDLEGYRRVIDVNLNSVFYGMYYQIPEMLKAGGGAIVNMSSILGMVGSATAVPYVTAKHGVTGMTRAAALGYANQGIRVNSVHPGYIDTPLLENLPEEVYASLVGLHPAGRLGTAEEVVQVVLFLLSDKAAFVTGSQYAVDGAYTTQ
- a CDS encoding VOC family protein → MIGSWHATVIDCPDPDSLASFYESLLGMIRVEHEDDGSWVTIGDAPDRPALAFQRVSGYTPPQWPGQDIPQQLHLDVRVPDLDLAEAQVLALEATSMDSGSESFRVFLDPAGHPFCLVAW